A single Micromonospora sp. CCTCC AA 2012012 DNA region contains:
- a CDS encoding potassium channel family protein codes for MIHFPAQRRGPLSALSLRLAAALGLVLLTVLVVYLDRDGYRDVDENGLTLLDCAYYAVVTLSTTGYGDITPFAQSARLVNVLFITPARVLFLIILVGTTLEVLTEQYRTGRRLSRWRRTVKDHVIICGYGTKGRSAVSALLENGLDRSRIVVVERSGAALRQATSAGLVAIEGSATRSAVLEQAHVRTAKSVIIATDSDDASVLVALTVRQLTAGQVRIIAAVREAENAPLLKQSGAHHVIVSSATAGRLLGLSTSAPPLIDVVEDLLTPGQGMALAMRSAERDEVGRSPRELQALVIALVRRGKVVALNDRAGAVIETGDMLVHVRDDRPPSTTTAP; via the coding sequence GTGATCCACTTTCCGGCCCAGCGGCGTGGCCCGCTCAGCGCGCTGAGTCTGCGTCTGGCCGCCGCCCTCGGACTGGTCCTGCTCACCGTCCTGGTGGTCTACCTCGACCGGGACGGCTACCGGGACGTCGACGAGAACGGGCTGACCCTGCTCGACTGCGCCTACTACGCGGTGGTCACCCTCTCGACCACCGGGTACGGCGACATCACCCCGTTCGCGCAGTCGGCCCGCCTGGTCAACGTCCTGTTCATCACCCCCGCCCGGGTGCTCTTCCTGATCATCCTGGTCGGCACCACCCTGGAAGTCCTGACCGAGCAGTACCGGACCGGCCGTCGCCTGTCGCGGTGGAGGAGAACCGTGAAGGACCACGTCATCATCTGCGGCTACGGCACGAAGGGCCGCAGCGCGGTCTCCGCCCTGCTGGAGAACGGCCTGGACAGGTCACGGATCGTGGTGGTGGAGCGCAGCGGTGCCGCCCTGCGGCAGGCCACCTCGGCCGGGCTGGTCGCCATCGAGGGATCGGCGACCCGCTCCGCGGTGCTGGAGCAGGCGCACGTCCGGACCGCCAAGTCGGTGATCATCGCGACCGACAGCGACGACGCCTCCGTGCTGGTGGCGCTCACCGTCCGGCAGCTCACCGCCGGCCAGGTCCGGATCATCGCGGCGGTCCGCGAGGCCGAGAACGCCCCGCTGCTCAAGCAGAGCGGCGCGCACCACGTGATCGTCTCCTCCGCCACCGCCGGTCGGCTGCTCGGCCTCTCCACCTCCGCCCCGCCGCTGATCGACGTGGTGGAGGATCTGCTCACCCCCGGGCAGGGCATGGCGCTGGCGATGCGCTCCGCCGAACGCGACGAGGTGGGCCGCTCCCCGCGCGAGCTGCAGGCGCTGGTCATCGCCTTGGTCCGCCGGGGCAAGGTGGTCGCCCTCAACGACCGCGCCGGCGCGGTGATCGAGACCGGCGACATGCTCGTCCACGTCCGCGACGACCGCCCCCCGTCCACCACGACCGCCCCCTGA